Part of the Arachis hypogaea cultivar Tifrunner chromosome 6, arahy.Tifrunner.gnm2.J5K5, whole genome shotgun sequence genome, CAACCATTTTTCCTCACTTTTTTCCTATTCATCATTCTTACCCATGCAGAAGAAACTCTTGGAACTTATATAGTTCAACTACACCCTCATGGCAAAACCAGCACCCTCTTCACCTCCAAACAAAACTGGCACCTCTCTTTCATTCAACAAACCATCTCTTCCAACCAAGACCCCTCCTCGCGCCTCCTCTACTCCTACCACTCCGCCATGGACGGTTTTGCGGCTACTCTAACCCACTCCGAGTTCAAATACTTGCAAAACTTGCCTGATGTTCTATCCATTAAACCGGACAGGTTGCTTCAGCTTCAAACCACCTACTCTTACAAATTCTTGGGGCTCAACCCTGCTAGAGAAAACGGTTGGTATCAATCCGGATTTGGCCGCGGAACCATAATCGGAGTTCTAGACACCGGAGTGTGGCCGGAGAGTCCTAGTTTCAACGATCAAGGGATGCCGCCGGTTCCGAAGAAGTGGAAAGGTATATGCCAACAAGGACAAGCCTTTAACTTTTCTAATTGTAACAGAAAACTCATTGGTGCGAGGTACTTCACAAAAGGTCACCTTGCGGTTTCGCCTTCGAGGATTCCGGAGTATCTCTCTCCCAGGGATTCCTCTGGCCACGGCACTCATACCTCGTCCACGGCGGGTGGCGCTCCGGTCACCATGGCAAACGTGTTCGGGTATGCGGCCGGCGTGGCCAGAGGAATGGCACCGGGTGCTCACATTGCAGTTTACAAAGTCTGCTGGTTCAATGGCTGCTACAATTCCGATATCATGGCGGCCATGGATGTTGCGATTCGCGACGGCGTGGACGTCCTCTCTTTGTCAATAGGCGGCTTTCCGGTGCCTCTTTTCGACGATAGCATCGCCATTGGAAGCTTCAGAGCAATGGAGCATGGAATTTCGGTCATTTGTGCAGCAGGGAATAATGGACCTACAGCAATGTCTGTTGCCAATGAAGCTCCATGGATTGCCACGATCGGCGCAAGTACAGTGGATAGAAAATTTCCGGCTATCGTCCGCTTGGCGAACGGAAAGATTCTCTATGGAGAATCAATGTATCCGTTCGACAGGAGAACGCGAACCGGAGAAGAACTCGAGGTAGTTTATTTGTCTAATGAAGACACAGAGTCTCAGTTTTGCCTCAGAGGCTCTCTTCCAAGGGAGAAGGTGAAAGGAAAAATGGTGGTTTGTGACAGAGGTGTTAATGGCAGATCAGAGAAGGGACAGGTTGTGAAGGAAGCTGGTGGTGCTGCTATGATTCTTGCGAATACAGAGTTGAATTTGGAGGAAGATTCCGTGGATGTTCATGTTCTGCCTGCAACTCTGATAGGATTTGATGAATCAGTTATCCTCAAGAATTATATAAACTCCACTGCAAGGCCTCTGGCTCGAATCGAATTCGGAGGAACTGTGATTGGAAGGACTAGAGCTCCACAGGTGGCAAGGTTCTCGGCCCGTGGGCCGAGTTATTCCAATCCTTCGATCCTTAAACCGGACGTTATAGCTCCGGGAGTTAACATAATTGCGGCCTGGCCTCAGAACCTCGGTCCGACCGGGCTCCCGGAAGATTCTAGGAGAGTGAACTTCTCTGTTATGTCTGGTACTTCAATGTCTTGTCCTCATGTTAGTGGAATAGCGGCGTTAATCCGCTCGGCTCACCCTGCATGGTCTCCTGCGGCCGTCAAGTCAGCTATCATGACGACCGCAGAGATAACAGACCATGCAGGGAGAGCTATACTGGACGAGGACAAGCAGGCTAGCGTTTTCGCTACCGGCTCCGGGCATGTGAATCCTCAGAGAGCCTTGAATCCGGGGCTGGTATATGATATTCGGCCGGAGGATTACGTGGCACACCTTTGCAGCCTTGGATACACAATGTCAGAGGTGTTTAGCATAACTCATAGGAATGTGAGCTGCCATGAGATGTTGAAGGTGAATAGAGGGTTCAGCCTTAACTATCCTTCTTTCTCTGTGAGTTTTAAGGGTGGGATGAGCAGGAAGATGTTTAGCAGAAGAGTTACAAATGTTGGGAGTCCTAATTCCATTTACTCGGTGGAGGTTATGGCACCAGAAGGAGTGAAAGTGATAGTGAAACCAAAGAAGCTTTTCTTCAAGAGAAGAAATCAAAGCTTGAGTTATAGGGTTTGGTTTTTGTCAAGAAAAAGGGTTAAGAAAGGTAATGGGATGGATTTTGCACAAGGGCATTTGACTTGGTTGCACTCTCAGAAAGGTTCTTACAGGGTTAGAAGCCCAATTGCAGTGACTTGGAAGtcttagtagtagtagtagactACAACTTAGCCATTGTTTGTTTTTgagcttttttttattattattatttttattttttaaactatcaTTATTGCTTCAATAGCTTCATGTCTTGAAGAGTTTGTACTGAACTCTGTTATGAGTTATAAatgatgaataattggtgaagccAAGTTCTATACTTCTATTTAAAAACTCTAATATTTGTTTTCCTTCCTTTATACTTTATATAAGACTCTAATTTTCATTTATCTTCTCCTTATTCAAGTATAAGGTTGGATTCATTAAAAGAATCTAATTTTAAGGCTCAATTTTATAGATATGAAAGGTTTGAGTGTGCTATTTCCAGATGTGGAGTTATGGTATACAAGACAAAAATGTGAGACAGATTTTTTTGAGCCAAAGGTAGAACAACTTGGACTATGCAAgttttttgaaaatgaaattttgCTTCACAAATCGCATTGTTCGATTTGCAGCTGATGAAATTTAAAATCTGAAACACGCAACTGGACCCTCCGTTTTGCTTGTTCTGACTAAATTTGTTGAACAAAACGCAATTCGGACCGTCCGTTTTTAAGAACACAACTCGTAGGATCCGAGTTCTGGTTCTTCTGATCGCACAACAAAATGAAGCATCTCTCCTTCTTATATGCGAGTCTAACACCTCTTTTCTTttcatattcaaattaaaaagtataattttaaCAGTAAAGAGTTTGTTATTTTCACTTTTCTTAAGGCCTTTGAAAAATTAGGAAGAGTTAAAGTAGctgtcaaaattttgaaatttcttCATTATTAGTCTTGAATATAACTGATTTTACTTATATCATTGATTCATTGTACATATTACAAAAGAGTTAGTGATAATTTATCATTCTATTGTTGTAGATAGATGACATGATGATTGGTCCAACAAAAAATATATCCGAGATTTGAAGACTCAATATTAGGCTAAAAAATTTGATACAAAAGACTTGAAATTTGTAAACAAGATTTCATAGAAATAAATTCACCAAGACAAAAAATGATAGGTAGATTCGACTATCTAAAAAGAATAATTTGAGGAAGTTCTTGTGGCGCTTATATAAGCAAGAGAGTTAGTCCCTTCCAATCAATTTTAAGTTATCCTTGAATATGAACCCTGGTAATGAAACAAAGAGGATAGAAGTATTTCAAGTATCGTTTTGATTAGTAGCAAAAACCTTATATATGCCATGATCGGACTCTGCAATGATTTTGGCAAAGAAAATCCACTATAAATTATATGGAGAGAGAGACTCctaatttgatttatataatttttacacACATGTACAAGTGTGTTGTAATTTTTTGTTGTATTTAAATActtgtaatttttttgtattagtcATATTGATGCATTGAGAgtacaaaatattttatataattatataattatatttattattttgtatgaCCATATGAACCGtcaagataaaaataattatttttattaatgtaatattacataattaaatatacgtataaaactattttaaattaataatttattaaattaaattctttCCATCATTGtcaaagataaattaataatgttcaattttattcttttttcatcttcaaaatttagttacttattttattttattcactgTGATACCCAACAGTTGAGACAAAAAAATAGATTTCTTCTAATTTGGTTTTGTATAGTTTTTACACATacataaaaatttgttttttttgtattttagtgTTTGTAGTTTTTCCTCTTAGtcctattatttttattattgtaaaaaaaattatagcattCAATTATAtcctttaattttaattgtattatTGTATTCCATTCACTTTGATGACTAACACTAAAATATtggttaaaaaatacaaaaaaataaaaaataaaaaccataaaaaaaattttagttaacaAGATCAGTTACAATGATTGTCATAAataaattttgtcaaaaaattcagatgtccattttttttttaaaacaatcagGTCATTCAATATACATACTCTTATGAGCTTAAAAAAAATGATTGTAGTTTTTTTTTCACTTCTTAAAAAGTTTTTGTTCGTTAGCACTCCTTTTTTTTTGTCAGTGTCCACAAAGGCCTCAAAGACAGTTGACTGGACCTGCCAGTAGACTTAAATTTTAACTCAGTTACCCACCCCAGAACTGTGAAAGTTTAGAAGAGAGCCTCCAGACCTAATGCGAGAAGAAGAGAATTCCGTAAAGtcccttgttgttgttgttagttcCGGTTCCATAGCCACCTCAGTTATAAAGCACCTCCTCTATATTATTTGCCACATGCATGTGGAggagctttttttttgttttttgcttttcATTTCCCATGATATTCTTTAATCTAATATATCAAAGACTAATTTGTTACAGATTAAAACAAGTAAAAgagctttttttttgttatccATAGTATTCCCTAGCACGACAGGCCAAGGATTAATCTATCACAAATTTGAGCTTCGCCTAAAGATCTGCCGTTGGCCAATAAATTACTGCATACGCAAAGCGGGATAATGGATTTATTTGGGATCCATCTCAATTTAAGAATTGGGATCCATCTTAATATTTTTCGTCTCAATTACTATTATGATGTGTGTGATTTTATTAGCCCTCAAGGCTAAGAGTTCAGACAAAAAAGAACCAGGCTATATAATCCTTAACCACAGGCTTGTGTTTGAAGTTTGTAATGGATCCCTCAATTACTATTAAGTATCTTAATTGGAGGAAAAAAAGTTGTAACCCACAGCCTGCAAATTAAGGGCTATAGACCTGTTGTGTATCCAAATAAAAAAGGTCAGCAGTGAAGATTTTCAATGGCTTAAAACAAAAAGGTTTTAATTTAGGgtctctttttaatttcttttaaactttgccattaaaaattgattttgaagagtctGTGAAAGTGATTATGTAGGagacaaaatatttttgtttcataACAAACAGAAAAAGATAGAACAGAAAAGAATAAAGTACACAATATATATCTTGATTCAGCCACCTTATGTAATATGACCTAAATCCAATCTTCATTACAATTATAGTAGAATTTTTACTATCATTTCAAAGATTTACATTCACCAATTTTTTAGGATTCTTTCTAATCCTATCGGGGACAAACCAAAATTCTAACCAAGTTTGATTTGGCTAGGTTCACTTTCAAGACTCTCAACACTAAGAACTCACCTAACTTAGCAAGGGATATCTCTCatgtacaaaaaaataaaacagaaacagATTGCAAACGAGATTGAcataattttttacttttctcCAAGCTAAGTCTCTTTGTCTTTTCTCTCAATGACTTTTTCTATGACCTCATATTTTTACCTTTTTTCCAttgaatgaaaacaaagaaagatatACTGAAgaattagaatattcaataaaaaactatgaaaaagaataattaaataGCTTGAAAGTTATAAGAATAACCTGTTTTAGAACTCTCTAATGTTGTCTTCTATCTTAGTGGAATGCTCCCTTTAATGTAAATGCATTATTTCCAAAACTTCAGACTTTAATGGTGAGGGTGCTGAATAGGTTCAGATTTGTGGGTTCTCTCTCCTTGTTTCAATCTTTGACTGATTACTCCTGTATGGGGTAATGTTACCAAAGTTTGAACAAACTGTTGACAAGAGTCAATGCCTTGAGTATTGGACCTGTtaaattcttcctcttctttcaag contains:
- the LOC112695157 gene encoding subtilisin-like protease SBT1.2, which encodes MESKIQPFFLTFFLFIILTHAEETLGTYIVQLHPHGKTSTLFTSKQNWHLSFIQQTISSNQDPSSRLLYSYHSAMDGFAATLTHSEFKYLQNLPDVLSIKPDRLLQLQTTYSYKFLGLNPARENGWYQSGFGRGTIIGVLDTGVWPESPSFNDQGMPPVPKKWKGICQQGQAFNFSNCNRKLIGARYFTKGHLAVSPSRIPEYLSPRDSSGHGTHTSSTAGGAPVTMANVFGYAAGVARGMAPGAHIAVYKVCWFNGCYNSDIMAAMDVAIRDGVDVLSLSIGGFPVPLFDDSIAIGSFRAMEHGISVICAAGNNGPTAMSVANEAPWIATIGASTVDRKFPAIVRLANGKILYGESMYPFDRRTRTGEELEVVYLSNEDTESQFCLRGSLPREKVKGKMVVCDRGVNGRSEKGQVVKEAGGAAMILANTELNLEEDSVDVHVLPATLIGFDESVILKNYINSTARPLARIEFGGTVIGRTRAPQVARFSARGPSYSNPSILKPDVIAPGVNIIAAWPQNLGPTGLPEDSRRVNFSVMSGTSMSCPHVSGIAALIRSAHPAWSPAAVKSAIMTTAEITDHAGRAILDEDKQASVFATGSGHVNPQRALNPGLVYDIRPEDYVAHLCSLGYTMSEVFSITHRNVSCHEMLKVNRGFSLNYPSFSVSFKGGMSRKMFSRRVTNVGSPNSIYSVEVMAPEGVKVIVKPKKLFFKRRNQSLSYRVWFLSRKRVKKGNGMDFAQGHLTWLHSQKGSYRVRSPIAVTWKS